One region of Primulina tabacum isolate GXHZ01 chromosome 1, ASM2559414v2, whole genome shotgun sequence genomic DNA includes:
- the LOC142520534 gene encoding uncharacterized protein At1g66480-like, with the protein MGNSLGGRKSVKVMKINGETFKLKAPVQAGSVLKNYPGYVLLESEAVKHYGVRAKQLEPRQELKPKRLYFLVELPKFPEERVTRRVRSGIQMSAKDRLESLLLARRSSSDLSIMKQPSIAFEEEEKRESGGGVRMKVRLPKVEVERLMAESKSEDEVAEKIISLYMGSSSVPPACGELRRLDLDAVKPGPKTREKRVGFMPINEGEIQLAVA; encoded by the exons ATGGGGAATAGTTTGGGAGGAAGAAAGAGCGTAAAAGTGATGAAAATCAACGGAGAAACGTTCAAATTGAAGGCTCCTGTGCAAGCCGGTTCGGTTTTGAAAAATTACCCCGGCTACGTCTTGTTGGAGTCGGAGGCGGTGAAGCATTACGGCGTCCGGGCAAAGCAGTTGGAGCCTCGGCAGGAGTTGAAGCCGAAAAGGTTGTATTTTCTGGTGGAGCTGCCTAAGTTTCCTGAAGAGAGGGTCACTCGGAGGGTGCGTTCGGGGATTCAAATGAGCGCCAAGGATCGGCTCGAGAGCTTGCTGCTGGCACGGCGATCGTCTTCTGATCTTTCGATTATGAAGCAGCCGAGCATCGCGTTTGAGGAGGAGGAAAAACGAGAGAGCGGAGGAGGAGTGAGGATGAAGGTGAGGTTGCCCAAGGTCGAAGTGGAGAGGCTGATGGCGGAGAGCAAGAGCGAGGATGAGGTGGCGGAGAAAATCATTAGCCTGTACATGGGGAGCAGCAGCGTTCCACCGGCATGTGGAGAGTTGCGGCGGCTGGATCTTGACGCCGTTAAACCAGGCCCCAAAACTCGAGAG AAACGAGTGGGATTTATGCCAATCAATGAAGGAGAGATCCAACTCGCTGTGGCGTAG